In Microbacterium sp. ABRD28, the genomic stretch GCTGGAGGGCCTGCTCGAGCGGAACGGGCTGGAGTCGGCGCAGGTCGACGATGCGATCCTCGGATGCGTGAGCCAGATCGGCGATCAGGCGATGAACATCGCCCGGCAGGCGGTGCTCGCTGCGGGGTTCGACGAGTCGGTTCCGGCGACGACGATCGACCGCCAGTGCGGATCGAGTCAGCAGGCCGTGCACTTCGCCGCGCAGGGCGTGATCGCCGGTGCGTACGACATCGTCATCGCCGGGGGAGTGGAGTCGATGAGCCGCGTGCCGCTCGGCTCTTCGCGTCAGGGCGGGTCTGTGTCATCCGGTCTGCGAGCACGGTATCCCGAGGGCCTCGTGAACCAGGGAGTGTCGGCGGAGTTGATCGCCGAACGCTGGAACCTGGGACGCGAAGAACTGGATGCGTTCGCCGCCGAGTCCCACCGACGCGCTGCCGCGGCGTGGGGCGATGACCGATTCGCCTCGCAGCTGATCCCGGTCGCGGGTGTCGAATCCTCGATGGATGAGACGGTGCGGGCTCAGACGACGCCGGAGAAGCTCGCGGGGCTCGCGCCCGCCTTTCGCACCGATGAGCTCGCGGCGCGCTTCCCGGAGCTCGAGTGGCGGATCACGGCGGGCAACTCGTCGCCCTTGACCGATGCCGCGTCGGCGGTGCTGATCATGAGCGAGGAGCGGGCGCTCGCGCTCGGGCTCGCACCGCGGGCGCGGTTCCACGCCTTCGCCGTGGTCGGCGATGATCCGCTGATGATGCTGACCGGACCGATACCGGCGACAAGGCGGATCCTCGAGCGGAGCGGGCTGTCGATCGACGACCTCGACGTGTTCGAGGTGAACGAGGCGTTCGCGTCGGTGCCGCTCGCCTGGCTGGCCGAGGTCGGCGCCGACCCGTCGAAGCTGAACCCGTGGGGCGGGGCGATCGCCCTCGGTCACGCGGTCGGGGCGTCGGGAACGAGGCTTCTCGGCACGATGCT encodes the following:
- a CDS encoding acetyl-CoA C-acyltransferase; translated protein: MRSAVIVDAVRTVAGRGKPGGALSGVHPADLAAGMLEGLLERNGLESAQVDDAILGCVSQIGDQAMNIARQAVLAAGFDESVPATTIDRQCGSSQQAVHFAAQGVIAGAYDIVIAGGVESMSRVPLGSSRQGGSVSSGLRARYPEGLVNQGVSAELIAERWNLGREELDAFAAESHRRAAAAWGDDRFASQLIPVAGVESSMDETVRAQTTPEKLAGLAPAFRTDELAARFPELEWRITAGNSSPLTDAASAVLIMSEERALALGLAPRARFHAFAVVGDDPLMMLTGPIPATRRILERSGLSIDDLDVFEVNEAFASVPLAWLAEVGADPSKLNPWGGAIALGHAVGASGTRLLGTMLAYLEATGGRYGLQTMCEGGGMANATIIERLG